The following coding sequences are from one Perognathus longimembris pacificus isolate PPM17 chromosome 13, ASM2315922v1, whole genome shotgun sequence window:
- the LOC125361811 gene encoding olfactory receptor 10AG1-like: protein MRDGEVNVEGNVSMVKEFVLLGFSDLPYLQGFLSGIFSIIYAIILIGNSLIIILTMVDRVLQKPMYFFLANFSALEICYVSVTLPRLLVSMWTQDRNISLLECATQLCFFSVLAATECLLLAVMSYDRYVAICNPLHYPLVMNPKKCTQLAAAAWLSAMPVQIGQTCQIFSLHFCHSNQIDHFFCDIPPMMKLACGDTSVHELSVYVVAMLLAVVPFLLILASYSKIISTILRLPTAQGRGKAFSTCSSHLLVVVLFYGSASITYFRPKSSHSAGIDRLLSLLYTILIPMFNPMIYSLRNKEMIAAVKKLLLKT, encoded by the coding sequence ATGAGAGATGGAGAGGTAAATGTAGAAGGAAATGTTTCCATGGTGAAAGAATTTGTCCTGCTGGGATTCTCTGACCTTCCATACCTCCAGGGGTTCCTCTCTGGCATATTCTCCATAATTTATGCAATAATCCTAATTGGAAACAGCCTGATCATCATTCTAACTATGGTGGACCGTGTTTTACAAAAACCCATGTATTTTTTCCTGGCCAATTTTTCAGCTCTGGAAATCTGTTACGTGTCAGTCACTCTGCCTAGGCTTCTGGTCAGCATGTGGACACAGGATAGAAACATTTCTCTGCTGGAATGTGCTACCCAGCTGTGTTTCTTCTCAGTCCTCGCAGCCACTGAGTGTCTTCTCCTGGCTGTGATgtcctatgaccgctatgtggccatctgcaacccTCTCCACTATCCTCTTGTCATGAACCCAAAGAAGTGCACTCAGCTGGCAGCCGCAGCCTGGCTCAGTGCCATGCCAGTCCAGATAGGACAGACGTGTCAAATATTCTCTCTGCATTTCTGCCATTCCAACCAAATTGACCACTTCTTCTGTGACATACCTCCCATGATGAAGTTAGCTTGTGGGGACACCTCTGTGCATGAATTGTCTGTCTATGTAGTAGCGATGTTGTTAGCTGTGGTTCCTTTTCTGTTGATACTTGCTTCTTACAGCAAAATCATTTCTACCATTCTGAGGCTACCTACAGCCCAAGGACGGGGTAAGGCCTTCTCTACCTGCTCTTCCCACCTTCTGgttgtggttttattttatggATCTGCTAGCATTACCTACTTCAGGCCAAAGTCCAGTCATTCAGCTGGAATTGATAGATTGCTTTCTCTTTTGTACACCATCTTGATTCCTATGTTCAATCCAATGATTTACAGCCTTAGGAACAAGGAGATGATTGCTGCTGTGAAAAAATTATTACTTAAAACATAG
- the LOC125361673 gene encoding olfactory receptor 5W2-like: protein MYRPRKRRMDKGNCSTLTNFILMGITSKLEMKVILFIVFSLVYLINLVGNLGMITLIRVDSRLHTPMYYFLSHLSFCDLCYSTAIGPKMLVDIFSKNKAIPFFGCALQFFISCTFVDSECVLLAVMAFDRYKAISNPLLYTTNMSSRVCTLLMAAVYLVGLADALIHTTLTFHLCFCQSNTIDHFFCDIPPILLLSCSDTQVNELAIFIIFGFIELSTISGVLVSYCYIISSVLKIRSAEGRFKAFSTCASHLTAVAIFQGTMLFMYFRPSSSYSLDQDKMTSLFYTLVIPMLNPLIYSLRNKDVKEALLKLRNKSWF from the coding sequence ATGTATAGgccaaggaaaagaagaatggaCAAGGGAAATTGTTCCACATTGACTAACTTCATTCTAATGGGAATTACCAGTAAGCTTGAGATGAAAGTGATCCTCTTTATTGTGTTTTCACTTGTTTATCTCATCAATCTTGTTGGAAACCTGGGAATGATCACATTAATCCGAGTGGACTCCCGGCTTCACACACCCATGTACTACTTTCTCAGCCACCTGTCTTTCTGTGACCTCTGCTACTCCACCGCAATTGGGCCCAAGATGCTGGTGGATATCTTTAGCAAGAACAAAGCAATTCCTTTCTTTGGCTGTGCTCTGCAATTCTTTATTAGCTGTACCTTTGTAGATTCTGAATGTGTGCTGCTGGCAGTGATGGCCTTTGATCGCTACAAGGCCATCAGCAACCCCTTGCTCTACACAACAAACATGTCCAGTAGGGTGTGCACCCTGCTCATGGCTGCGGTTTACCTGGTGGGATTGGCAGATGCCTTGATTCATACAACCTTAACATTCCACTTATGTTTCTGTCAGTCCAATACGATCGATCATTTCTTTTGTGATATCCCTCCCATCTTACTACTGTCTTGTTCAGATACACAAGTCAATGAGTTAGCAATATTCATAATTTTTGGTTTTATTGAACTGAGCACCATTTCAGGAGTCCTTGTCTCTTATTGTTACATCATCTCATCAGTCTTGAAGATCCGCTCTGCTGAGGGCAGGTTCAAAGCTTTTTCCACCTGCGCCTCCCACTTGACCGCAGTGGCGATTTTCCAGGGAACCATGCTCTTCATGTATTTCCGGCCGAGTTCTTCCTACTCCCTAGATCAGGACAAAATGACCTCTCTGTTTTATACCCTTGTGATCCCCATGCTCAACCCTCTGATTTATAGCCTAAGGAACAAGGATGTGAAAGAGGCTTTGTTAAAGCTGAGGAATAAAAGttggttttaa